The proteins below are encoded in one region of Macaca nemestrina isolate mMacNem1 chromosome 10, mMacNem.hap1, whole genome shotgun sequence:
- the LOC112422928 gene encoding uncharacterized protein, producing the protein MELNGQSSKQSSAKLPFCLPNPGKFAEVEGAEREGVTYKKVLGQRRGDSRAPPEWTIFPSVDGRGRPSLTLTILPLSCTLEGSSQFLPSLDPIRELLGAHLWSGCGSQRGVGTHLAGLYPSPCPLSLCFGPFSLSPHHHLLGQGGWGSLSSCCSCWSLEGAPPTGHPANVGRGCSWHPALRPAERGPRQRKGRPGGGRTCITTESLASPPLPAPPPGTLVRNVTFRTLWVETQPLPRLCSEAAPPSQVAWPSASLAGM; encoded by the exons ATGGAATTAAATGGCCAA AGCAGTAAACAGTCCTCAGCGAAGCTGCCTTTTTGCCTACCCAACCCTGGAAAGTTTGCAGAAGTGGAAGGAGCAGAACGTGAGGGTGTAACTTACAAAAAG GTTCTGGGCCAGAGAAGGGGCGACAGCCGGGCACCCCCCGAATGGACAATTTTTCCTTCTGTCGACGGCAGGGGCAGGCCTAGTTTGACCCTGACAATCCTCCCATTAAG CTGCACCCTGGAGGGCTCCAGCCAGTTTCTCCCCTCCCTGGATCCAATCAGGGAGCTGTTGGGTGCTCATCTGTGGTCTGGATGTGGTTCTCAGCGCGGTGTCGGGACCCACCTGGCTGGACTGTACCCCTCTCCCTGTCCCCTCTCCCTGTGCTTTGGTCCCTTTTCTTTGTCCCCCCACCATCAcctcctggggcagggagggtgggGCAGTTTGTCCTCTTGCTGTTCCTGCTGGTCCCTCGAGGGCGCCCCGCCCACTGGTCACCCAGCGAACGTGGGGCGGGGCTGCTCCTGGCACCCGGCCCTGAGGCCTGCAGAGAGAGGGCCACGCCAGCGGAAGGGCCGGCCAGGAGGTGGCAGGACTTGCATTACTACTGAGTCGCTGGCGTCCCCGCCTCTTCCGGCCCCTCCGCCCGGAACCCTAGTGCGGAACGTGACCTTTCGGACCCtctgggtggagacacagcctcTGCCTAGGCTGTGCAGTGAGGCGGCCCCACCATCTCAAGTCGCCTGGCCCAGTGCGTCTCTAGCTGGCAtgtga